CTGTACTGCCTAAATGGTTGTTAAAAGTAATCGGCTTTTTCAATCCTTTTATGAAAGAAGCATATGAAATGAATTACCAGGACGAATTTCCATTTCAATTCAGCTCGGCCAAGTTTGAAAAAGCTTTCAACTTTACACCGACATCTTATGAAGATGCAGTAAAAGTGACTGCCGAATGGTTTCTGAAAAACTAAGTCCGGGATGCCAGCTAATCCGACGTACTATCAGCTGTATACGCTTTCAAAATTCGTAATGACGGGGCAAAGAACAGACTTCCTGTATGGGCGGTACTAAAATCCAGTATTCTGTCATAATTTCCTGATGGAACTCCTATAAACATGCGCTCTAACATTTTATGGGTGGTACTGAACGTGTTGGCATATGCAATAAAGTATGTGCCAACCTCGTTTTTAGAAGGATTTCCAAAAGGCATATTGTCCCTTACGATCTTCAGTTCGTTGCCTTTTTCATCTTCTATAGCAGCCAGAGCACTATGTGAATTATCGGGCTTTATAGCATCGGGTAACTCAATGTCACTTGTCTTATGCCGCCCGATTACTTTTTCCTGTGCTTCGACAGGCAGCTTTGTCCAGTCCTGCATATTGTGCAGATATTTTTGTATAAAAAGATAACTTCCTCCTTTAAAGGCCGCATCCTCATCACCGACAATGGCAAATAATTCGCGTTGGTCGCCTATAGGATTTTCTGTGCCATCTACAAAGCCCAGAATAGAACGTCCATCCCAATATCTGAAGCCATGTATTTCTTCCAGTGCATCGGCAACGGGGTATAATATTTCTGTTATAGCAGTGAGCATATCAAAGCAAACTGACATATCCGTACCACGTAAATGAAAATGCAGGTCTCCGGGAGTAGCTACGGCTGTATGTTTTGATCCGGTAATTGCTTCGAAAGTTTTCAATTCTTTAGGCAGTGGTGTGGGTAAGGAAAGTTGAATCCAGGCATCATGGCCAATACCCATTACACAGCTTATACGTCCGTCTGGAATTCGTACTGCATAAGAATGATTTAAATTAGCGACCAGCGCACAAAGGTTTTCGAAAGCGGGTTTGATTTCTATATTCGCTTTAAATTTCCAAACAGAGAAGATTGTATTTGTATTCGGGTAGTCAGTGACATTTTGTGATTCTTGCATTATTGCTCTTTTTGTATATTGCTCTGCAAAAATGAAAAAATTAAAGCCGTAAAATGAATAATAATTATTTAAATGCGTACTAATTGAAGGTATTTCCTAATTTAAATTAGCGTTTTAATTACGTCTGAAAAGAATATCATTTGATCATGGATAAAAAAGAGACAGAAACTTTTTGCCCGGCAAGTCAGCAAGACTGGAGAAATTGGTTAAACGAAAACCATAGCTCAAAACAAGCTGTCTGGCTTATTTATTATAAAAAGAAGGCGAATATTCCATCAATTACTTATAGCGATGCGGTTGATCAGGCACTTTGCTTTGGGTGGATCGACAGTACCAGGAAATCTCTTGGCGAGGAAACATTCATGCAGTTTTTTTGCAGGCGAAAACCAAATAGTGTCTGGTCAAAAGTTAATAAAGGAAAGGTGCAGCTATTAATTGATAGCGGATTGATGACTAAGGCGGGGTTTGACAGTATTGAAACTGCAAAACAGAATAATTCGTGGACAATTTTAGACGAGGTAGAAGAAGTTGTGATACCAATAGATCTGATCAGGGAGTTCGAAAGTAAATCAGGATCCGGTGAATATTTTTTGAGCTTAAGCAGGTCTGTAAGAAAAAGTATTTTACAATGGCTTGTTCTGGCCAGACGTCCGGAAACCAGGCAAAAAAGAATTACCGAAATAGCAGAGCTTGCAGCCCAAAAACTGAAACCCAAACAATTCAGGATTTAAATAAAATTAACCCCTCCCTACAAGCAGTAGAGAGGGGTTAATTTTATTTCTTAGCGACTCTGTAAAATCTGCCGCTGTCAGTTATTGCATA
The sequence above is drawn from the Pedobacter cryoconitis genome and encodes:
- a CDS encoding Dyp-type peroxidase, encoding MQESQNVTDYPNTNTIFSVWKFKANIEIKPAFENLCALVANLNHSYAVRIPDGRISCVMGIGHDAWIQLSLPTPLPKELKTFEAITGSKHTAVATPGDLHFHLRGTDMSVCFDMLTAITEILYPVADALEEIHGFRYWDGRSILGFVDGTENPIGDQRELFAIVGDEDAAFKGGSYLFIQKYLHNMQDWTKLPVEAQEKVIGRHKTSDIELPDAIKPDNSHSALAAIEDEKGNELKIVRDNMPFGNPSKNEVGTYFIAYANTFSTTHKMLERMFIGVPSGNYDRILDFSTAHTGSLFFAPSLRILKAYTADSTSD
- a CDS encoding YdeI/OmpD-associated family protein → MDKKETETFCPASQQDWRNWLNENHSSKQAVWLIYYKKKANIPSITYSDAVDQALCFGWIDSTRKSLGEETFMQFFCRRKPNSVWSKVNKGKVQLLIDSGLMTKAGFDSIETAKQNNSWTILDEVEEVVIPIDLIREFESKSGSGEYFLSLSRSVRKSILQWLVLARRPETRQKRITEIAELAAQKLKPKQFRI